One stretch of Toxoplasma gondii ME49 chromosome XI, whole genome shotgun sequence DNA includes these proteins:
- a CDS encoding GYF domain-containing protein (encoded by transcript TGME49_298610), with protein MYQPRPFTGVNRARAAAAASANQSGSSGSSTRGVRTPTASYAQQQTPAVVSSGESSTAASNLCLGSGGVLADTADFPFLVNPSRSPAAHSSAPADVASPSSQKGRRGAESGTAAEPSTPSNPWQKAGAVAQQPPRQTAPTTSSIPVSSLTGFFPGASSRAGVADSHAALQRNLQRMQLPPAPSSRNAGSTSSGRAGGAWGTASDGSGPSGEVAAGGSLEGPSSGGASGRSRGGTGGASPSPTGSRPSLGSSSSRTFAGDLFGAALRSGSRGGESKGTSEGAAASGGSLVEGPGVRAGNSGSGSAAGVEREEGVGGPSAGKENPCYGKLPLLTLWRSARSTNDAAAARVLATVAPGQVTEEQQLLFRLVVREAPAAGAGPAGAPGLGAPHHGAGQSGSGGPGRGRRPADGDWTGGGYGEGVHDSEGSEALQGHQSLRIMRGQGKGVHEEGARSGGRLGPLGLAAAFGIGSDGPPAGRGRGRGDQAFAVEESPPPGSSFSTRASVPSGTRGAVALRSGDTQPPPGGAGRGVDSPDSSFNRWRFTSEGNGSREDLGEGSGSYRGGAQAWMGAGAGGGPPKDQQLWRQPVHSPVGAKEEDANVTPTPRGGGALHHGRGSSSAGPDGHALSSEAFSGERRAGGRCGALVNSTGAGTGPAADESSKLRQHSSGAGGARGGDGFRRWGGVRGGGQGGRGPVGAAGHQGPFLEREGEKGREAETCAAGSWGVGVGRKRENQSCSRGEEGVGGDGAGAGGYGTRRARQADAAESVSSGGALLHRPGSRASVLGPEDEGVLGQETGRGATRPGSRAGGPPAAAGPRGAEAPPAAGLRKKGTDEGDWEMIRKGRRDGAGNQPASGVEAGEDEEGEGTSGVARDGDNQSRPSSSLMGDDFSRHRAQGASQSAGSGSRVLEPPPRERPSVQCGDETTAGVAATSGAGPAAGFWSDEPIIKRRHRPVAPPCVAASEVAQGEILGATGGATKAQPQGDRLTPVGPMESRVPSPRRGARAESQKKHPQPAVMSIAPSPGHRSPALTPQRSPRRAELSPRSKGAHEDEGRFEGAERDMQRGREAELSHPGEAFLAADMAASSGDSRFSRGGLSASSHEPGLATSASGDDALAPVPSYLQHLLGGVLEDALASSSEQSLSRAPAQNAGVPAGRMRPSGPALASAGGSVSHGNGNSLLPFPGAGPAGSSGVLPGIVGGGSARGGESGLPPNSAGMVAGPRGMSTGTLGAAGALLGARPGLGTGAGSVSQEQSQLLAAQKHQLLQLLHRQPQQAGDRSAGVSLLGASASASSSGHLRVPAQHPSLGVAGGERGMPASSQLPGVFRQLLGLEQQRVASEQALMQLREVAGSRGEVDPSALIQVRRLDEQAQREHLQREFFGSHHGLGQVTRTPAQGSMVGGPAPARGTEVAVHQLGSRLQPGEAGRVRSGRQSSNEQEALRGRSGMSFHSEGSCYSAQHQGERVEPRPQREDHPQKGPKFADDTPRWYYRDPSGEVQGPFPPSLMHQWWQLEFFPPLLKMRCDLSHPWLAFGDLYPLGGDEPFTTLPSPQHLARLHQQQLEMEMLHQRRLREEQERLQDQRPFLPQPSQHLLASRRTEDHASVHSIQNEHARTERGGSPGRDGSIWGRTQGPEADSRAFGGAHAHGRDVVAEARHEKFWEGASRPEEMRSAQVCIGGAATGHRSCAETLLPEDRSESSGQGSAPRLESEAFPSLAGGGSEEGRSATGKVPARRDSGEGLLPDGEREQVAAQPQGAWQSQLNLAADSKREKQEKSGRVQPETENRQKQEAKPASKVSASEEEKGSGQRERQKEKAEKAKEEATSQRGGPPAAEEVEPQTASRKAQQTQGRQTGKTGTRGEKSEGGQKAAQQSTGEAPGSKEPASGKKKQGRQAEASASSQQQKPSAKAHPSHSHASAQEQTAVQGRSTGPAQVAASGTALAGASNVSSAAPSTGKKTPGPSWRTAAGVAGPPSESLKDVMEAEQKKADELKERREEEARQKAASASAAAARKTGWAVAATSPGSGDKSAARLALSSDGSEFPDLQIAAAEGSAAGGSKKATGAAKSRGGERGTTKSLQEFVAVVNAQKREQHQNVWGQQPASILTPAPAAAGPAAASGSHRPGAAGGAQVGEKSGGRVEGNSEKETSGVRAAGADNEHGGKTKQQESGSGGKDNRSTDAVPEWYKEQVEEWKMLMEQTKLQLDLSVIEYLSTFTSEGEIVDFLAPNVEDGSQLETFARQLLSINTHFSTTRPHGKKGHGGHGNTANDYEENRVPGAPPRKSQNSEGATTKGGNSGSGRGKKKKVQGKTVDPSMLGFSVKSNRILQGTIDRGTD; from the exons ATGTATCAGCCACGTCCGTTTACGGGCGTGAACCGTGCGCGCGCAGCGGCAGCGGCGTCTGCGAATCAGAGTGGGTCGTCAGGTTCCTCGACGCGCGGTGTACGCACACCGACGGCGTCCTATgcgcagcagcagacgcCAGCCGTTGTGTCGTCAGGAGAAAGTTCTACAGCGGCCTCTAACTTATGTTTGGGTTCCGGCGGCGTTCTCGCCGACACTGCGGACTTCCCTTTTCTGGTGAATCCGTCTCGCAGCCCTGCCGCGCATTCTTCCGCTCCCGCAGACGTtgcctcgccgtcttcccAAAAGGGGAGGCGAGGAGCTGAGTCTGGCACAGCAGCAGAGCCGTCGACGCCGAGCAATCCGTGGCAGAAAGCCGGAGCGGTTGCGCAACAGCCCCCGCGCCAGACCGCGCCCACCACGTCCAGCATACCTGTCTCGAGTCTCACCGGTTTCTTCCCTGGCGCCTCATCGCGAGCGGGCGTGGCGGATTCCCATGCGGCCCTACAGAGGAACttgcagcgcatgcagctgccgcCAGCCCCGAGCTCTCGAAACGCCGGATCGACGAGCAGCGGGCGGGCGGGAGGAGCCTGGGGAACTGCGTCCGACGGTTCAGGACCATCCGGCGAGGTCGCTGCGGGAGGGAGCCTGGAGGGCCCTTCGAGCGGCGGAGCCTCAGGCCGGTCTCGAGGGGGCACAGGCggcgcgtcgccttctccgacGGGCAGCCGTCCCAGCTTGGGCTCCAGCAGTTCGCGGACTTTCGCAGGTGACTTGTTCGGGGCAGCTCTCCGCTCCGGCTCGAGAGGCGGCGAGTCCAAGGGGACTTCGGAGGGGGCTGCGGCGAGTGGCGGGTCCTTAGTTGAGGGGCCAGGTGTGCGCGCGGGCAACAGCGGAAGCGGAAGCGCCGCgggagtggagagagaagagggcgtGGGTGGACCGTCAGCCGGAAAGGAGAACCCTTGCTATGGAAAACTGCCACTCCTTACCTTGTGGCGCTCAGCTCGCTCGACCAATGACGCGGCCGCAGCTCGTGTCCTCGCGACTGTCGCGCCTGGTCAAGTCACTGAGGAACAGCAACTTCTCTTTCGGCTTGTCGTGAGGGAGGCTCCTGCCGCAGGG GCGGGTCCCGCAGGAGCGCCAGGATTAGGTGCCCCACATCATGGTGCAGGCCAATCAGGGTCGGGGGGTCCGGGGCGGGGTCGCAGGCCTGCTGACGGAGATTGGACTGGCGGTGGCTACGGGGAGGGAGTGCACGACTCCGAAGGCTCCGAAGCTCTTCAGGGCCACCAGTCTCTGCGCATCATGCGAGGACAAGGGAAAGGCGTCCATGAGGAAGGTGCGCGAAGTGGAGGGCGTCTTGGACCTCTCGGTCTCGCTGCAGCTTTTGGCATTGGGAGTGACGGGCCGCCCGctgggagaggaagaggacgag gtGACCAAGCCTTTGCTGTGGAGGAATCACCGCCTCCTGGGTCTTCGTTTTCAACTCGGGCCTCTGTCCCCTCCGGTACGCGAGGCGCGGTGGCCCTGCGGTCAGGGGACACTCAGCCACCTCCAGGAGGCGCGGGTCGAGGGGTAGACAGTCCGGACTCTTCGTTCAACCGCTGGAGATTCACCTCGGAAGGGAATGGGAGCCGCGAGGATCTGGGCGAGGGCTCAGGCAGCTACCGAGGGGGCGCCCAAGCGTGGATGGGGGCTGGCGCGGGAGGCGGCCCTCCCAAGGACCAGCAGCTCTGGCGGCAGCCGGTGCATTCCCCCGTGGGAGCCAAAGAGGAGGACGCCAATGTGACACCGACGCCTCGAGGGGGAGGCGCCCTCCACCATGGACGAGGCTCGTCTTCAGCAGGTCCGGATGGTCACGCTCTGTCTTCAGAGGCGTTctcgggagagagacgagctgGAGGAAGGTGCGGTGCACTCGTGAACTCCACGGGCGCCGGAACTGGGCCCGCCGCCGACGAGTCCAGCAAGCTCAGACAGCACTCCTCAGGTGCCGGAGGCGCGCGGGGGGGCGACGGGTTCCGCCGCTGGGGGGGAGTGCGAGGAGGCGGTCAGGGCGGCCGGGGCCCGGTAGGTGCAGCAGGTCACCAGGGCCCTTTTCTCGAGCGAGAGGGTGAGAAAGGACGCGAGGCAGAAACCTGCGCGGCAGGGTCTTGGGGCGTTGGTGTTggacggaagagagaaaaccagAGCTGCTctcgaggcgaagaaggcgtcggAGGAGACGGCGCCGGAGCTGGCGGGTATGGCACGCGTCGAGCGCGCCAGGCGGATGCCGCGGAGTCGGTCTCTTCGGGCGGTGCCCTTCTGCATCGACCGGGGAGCCGAGCGAGTGTCCTCGGGcccgaagacgaaggcgtcCTTGGCCAAGAAACTGGCCGCGGCGCGACTCGGCCCGGATCAAGAGCCGGTGGGCCGCCTGCCGCCGCGGGGCCCCGCGGAGCGGAGGCGCCGCCGGCTGCGGGCTTGCGCAAGAAGGGAACGGATGAGGGCGACTGGGAAATGATACGGAAGGGGCGCAGAGACGGGGCCGGGAACCAGCCAGCGAGTGGGGTTGAGGctggagaggacgaagagggtGAAGGGACGAGCGGTGTCGctcgagacggagacaatcAGAGCCGACCGAGCTCTTCCTTAATGGGCGATGACTTCAGTCGACACCGTGCACAAGGCGCGAGCCAGTCGGCAGGCTCTGGAAGTCGAGTTCTGGAGCCTCCACCTCGTGAACGACCAAGCGTTCAATGCGGAGACGAGACTACAGCTGGGGTGGCTGCCACTTCAGGGGCGGGACCGGCGGCTGGCTTCTGGAGCGATGAGCCTATCATCAAGCGCCGACACCGCCCCGTTGCTCCGCCGTGTGTGGCTGCTTCAGAGGTCGCTCAGGGCGAGATTCTGGGAGCAACTGGGGGCGCAACCAAGGCGCAGCCTCAAGGCGACAGGCTCACGCCAGTCGGCCCCATGGAATCGCGGGTCCCCTCACCCCGGCGGGGAGCGAGGGCTGAGTCGCAGAAGAAGCACCCTCAACCAGCTGTCATGTCGATTGCACCGTCGCCGGGACACAGGTCACCCGCGCTGACTCCCCAGCGAAGCccgaggagagcagagctTTCCCCGAGGTCGAAGGGCGCACACGAAGATGAAGGGCGCTTTGAAGGCGCGGAGAGAGATATGCAGCGAGGTAGAGAAGCAGAGCTTTCTCACCCTGGCGAGGCGTTTCTTGCTGCAGACATGGCAGCCTCTTCAGGCGACTCGCGTTTTTCCCGCGGCGGCCTGTCTGCGTCGAGCCATGAACCCGGTCTCGCGACGAGCGCGTCTGGAGACGACGCTCTTGCACCTGTTCCTTCTTACCTTCAGCATCTCCTAGGCGGTGTGTTAGAAGACGCCCTAGCCTCGTCTTCAGAGCAGAGTCTGTCGCGGGCTCCGGCGCAAAATGCAGGTGTCCCGGCAGGCCGAATGCGTCCAAGTGGCCCCGCGCTCGCGTCGGCCGGAGGCAGTGTGTCGCACGGCAACGGCAACAGTCTGCTGCCTTTCCCTGGAGCCGGTCCGGCGGGGAGCTCTGGAGTGTTGCCGGGAATCGTGGGAGGGGGGAGCGCCCGCGGGGGCGAGTCGGGACTGCCCCCGAATTCCGCTGGGATGGTGGCGGGGCCGCGAGGAATGTCGACGGGCACGTTGGGCGCAGCCGGGGCTCTGCTCGGAGCCCGACCGGGCTTGGGGACTGGAGCCGGTAGCGTGAGCCAGGAGCAGTCGCAACTGCTGGCCGCCCAGAAGCACCAGCTGCTCCAACTCCTTCATCGCCAGCCGCAACAGGCGGGCGACCGCAGTGCGGGGGTTTCTCTTTTGGGAGCGTCCGCCTCGGCCAGCTCTTCTGGACACCTGCGCGTGCCGGCCCAACATCCGTCTCTGGGAGTCGCGGGTGGCGAGCGCGGGATGCCAGCGTCGTCTCAGTTGCCCGGCGTGTTTCGCCAGCTGCTGGGCCTCGAGCAGCAGCGCGTAGCATCAGAGCAGGCCCTCATGCAGCTACGCGAGGTGGCTGGCAGCCGCGGAGAGGTCGATCCGTCCGCGCTGATACAGGTGAGGAGACTGGACGAGCAGGCGCAGCGGGAGCACCTGCAACGGGAGTTCTTCGGGTCTCACCACGGCTTGGGACAGGTGACCCGAACTCCAGCGCAAGGATCCATGGTTGGGGGACCGGCTCCCGCGCGCGGAACGGAAGTGGCTGTGCACCAGCTCGGCTCGAGGCTCCAACCTGGCGAAGCAGGGCGGGTCCGCAGCGGCAGACAGTCGAGCAACGAGCAAGAGGCCCTCCGGGGGCGCTCCGGAATGAGTTTTCACTCGGAAGGCAGTTGCTACAGTGCGCAGCACCAAGGGGAGCGCGTGGAGCCCCGTCCCCAGAGGGAAGACCACCCACAGAAGGGACCGAAATTCGCAGATGACACGCCGCGATGGTACTACCGCGACCCGAGTGGCGAGGTGCAGGGCCCGTTCCCGCCCAGCCTGATGCACCAGTGGTGGCAGCTGGAGTTCTTTCCGCCCCTCCTGAAAATGCGCTGCGATTTGTCGCATCCGTGGCTCGCCTTTGGCGACCTGTACCCCTTAGGCGGGGACGAGCCGTTCACGACGCTGCCGTCTCCGCAGCACCTCGCCCGGCTCCACCAGCAGCAGCTCGAGATGGAGATGCTGCACCAGCGGCGACTGCGGGAGGAGCAGGAGCGACTGCAAGACCAGCGTCCGTTTCTCCCGCAGCCTTCCCAGCATCTGCTCGCGTCCAGGCGAACTGAGGACCACGCCTCTGTTCACTCGATTCAAAACGAGCATGCACGCACCGAGCGAGGAGGCAGCCCCGGTAGAGACGGCAGCATATGGGGGAGGACTCAAGGGCCTGAGGCCGACAGCCGAGCCTTCGGCGGCGCCCACGCCCATGGACGTGATGTAGTCGCTGAGGCACGCCACGAAAAGTTCTGGGAAGGCGCGTCCCGCCCTGAGGAAATGCGTTCGGCGCAAGTCTGCATTGGAGGAGCTGCGACGGGGCACAGAAGCTGTGCGGAGACGTTGCTGCCGGAAGATCGGTCGGAATCCAGTGGGCAAGGAAGTGCACCAAGGCTAGAGTCGGAGGCCTTCCCGAGTCTCGCAGGCGGCGGGTCTGAAGAAGGCCGCAGTGCGACCGGGAAGGTGCCTGCCCGAAGAGATTCGGGAGAAGGTCTCCTGCcggatggagagagagagcaggtgGCGGCGCAGCCTCAGGGTGCGTGGCAGTCGCAGCTGAACCTCGCTGCCGATAGcaaacgcgagaagcaggagaagtcCGGACGAGTGCagccggagacagaaaaccgacagaagcaggaggcgaagccCGCGTCGAAGGTGTCAGCCagtgaggaggagaaggggtCTGGACAGAGGGAACgtcagaaagagaaggctgagaaggcgaaagaagaagcgaccaGCCAGAGGGGAGGACCACCGGCAGCTGAGGAGGTGGAACCCCAGACGGCGTCGCGGAAGGCGCAGCAGACCCAGGGGAGACAAACGGGAAAGACAgggacaagaggagagaagtctGAAGGTGGCCAAAAGGCGGCGCAGCAATCCACGGGCGAGGCACCAGGTTCGAAAGAACCCGCGagtggaaaaaagaagcaagGAAGGCAAGCAGAAGCCAGTGCGTCTTCGCAGCAACAGAAACCATCCGCGAAAGCGCACCCATCTCATAGCCACGCATCTGCGCAGGAACAGACAGCCGTGCAGGGGCGAAGCACGGGCCCGGCGCAGGTGGCCGCTAGTGGAACCGCTTTGGCGGGAGCCTCGAATGTCTCTTCCGCAGCGCCGTCgactggaaagaaaacgccgGGTCCGTCGTGGAGAACCGCTGCAGGTGTCGCAGGGCCTCCCAGTGAAAGCTTGAAGGATGTCATGGAGgcggaacagaagaaggctgATGAATTGAAGGAGcgaagggaagaggaagccaGACAAAAAGCG GCGTCAGCGTCCGCGGCGGCTGCACGCAAGACAGGCTGGGCTGTGGCTGCAACCTCACCCGGGTCAGGAGATAAGTCCGCCGCGCGTCTCGCGCTCTCGAGCGATGGGTCAGAATTCCCGGATCTTCAGATCGCTGCAGCGGAAGGCAGCGCGGCTGGCGGCTCGAAGAAAGCGACTGGAGCAGCGAAGTCTCGGGGCGGCGAGCGCGGCACGACGAAGAGCCTCCAGGAGTTTGTGGCTGTTGTGAATGCGCAGAAGCGCGAGCAGCATCAGAACGTGTGGGGACAGCAGCCGGCGTCGATCTTGACACCCGCACCGGCTGCTGCGGGGCCTGCTGCTGCGTCTGGAAGCCATCGACCCGGGGCGGCGGGAGGTGCGCAGgtcggagagaaaagcggaggACGAGTTGAAGGAAActcagagaaggaaacgtcCGGTGTACGGGCAGCCGGCGCTGACAACGAACACGGCGGAAAGACCAAACAGCAAGAGAGTGGCTCTGGAG gaAAAGACAACCGCTCGACAGATGCCGTTCCCGAGTGGTACAAAGAACAGGTTGAGG AGTGGAAGATGCTCATGGAGCAAACAAAGCTTCAGCTTGATCTGTCCGTCATCGAGTATCTCTCGACGTTTACC TCCGAAGGAGAAATCGTCGACTTCTTGGCGCCGAATGTCGAAGATGGCAGCCAGCTGGAGACCTTTGCTCGCCAGCTTCTGTCCATCAACACTCACTTCAGCACCACGAGGCCGCACGGCAAGAAGGGCCATGGTGGACACGGCAACACTGCGAATGACTATGAGGAAAATCGTGTCCCAG GAGCCCCGCCCCGGAAGTCGCAGAACTCTGAAGGCGCCACCACAAAAGGCGGTAACAGTGGTTCCGgccgaggaaagaagaagaaggtgcagGGGAAGACAGTCGATCCTTCGATGCTCG GTTTTTCCGTAAAGAGCAACCGGATTCTCCAAGGCACAATTGATCGTGGAACGGACTAA
- a CDS encoding hypothetical protein (encoded by transcript TGME49_298620), whose product MSLPTGTVSVTCGDDRQLSRGLMGFNGSKRERKIFTHSPRCFRRKFCFSFWTATTNSARKIGSQFSSQRRVRRSSRGVEGAAPEEGRRRFATSTSSAKASLALVSSSAEYVEEGAVEDIVT is encoded by the coding sequence ATGTCTCTGCCAACGGGAACAGTCTCCGTTACATGCGGAGACGACCGCCAGTTGTCGCGTGGCCTGATGGGGTTCAACGGAAGCAAACGGGAAAGAAAGATTTTCACTCATTCGCCCAGATGCTTCAGGAGGAAgttttgtttctccttctggaCCGCCACAACCAACTCGGCGAGGAAGATCGGGTCCCAGTTCTCTTCGCAGAGACGagtgaggagaagcagcagaggagtCGAAGGAGCCGCGcccgaagaaggaagaagaagatttGCAACTTCCACGAGCAGCGCAAAGGCTTCCCTGGCGCTCGTGAGCTCCTCTGCAGAGTACGTCGAAGAAGGAGCTGTTGAAGACATAGTGACCTAG